One Anaerolineales bacterium genomic window, CGGAAACCCCCGGAACGGACAATAGACATGGCTGACCTCGAAGGTATCGTCGCACTCGTCACCGGCGCCTCCTCCGGCATCGGGGAAGCCGCCGCAAGAGCCTTCGGCGAACGCGGAGCGCACGTCGTGCTCACCGCTCGCCGCGCGGACAAGCTGACCACGTTGGCGGAGCAGATCCGCGCCGGGCGGAACGGCGCGGAGGCGCTGGTTGTCCCCGGCGACCTGACCGCGCCGGGGGAGCCGGAGCGGATTGCCGCGGACGCCCTGGCCTGGAAGGGCAGGGTGGATGTGCTGGTCAACAACGCCGGCGCCGGGCGGATGCGCTTCCTGGAGGACCTCGATCCGCAGGCCGACATCCGGCCTGTACTGGAGCTGGACTTGACGGCTCCGATCCTCCTGGCGCGGGCTTTGCTTCCGGCGATGATCCGGCGCAAGTCGGGAACGATCGTCAACGTCTCCTCCGTCTCCGGGTTGATCGGCATGCCGACTTCGTCGATCTATTGCGCGGCGAAGTTCGGGATGAACGGATTTAGCGACGCGCTGCGCCGGGAAGCGCGGGGGATGGGCGTGCGCGTGTGCCTTCTCTGCCCGGGGCCGGTGCGGACCGAATTCGGCCGGCACAGCGGAAGGCTCCCCGGGGCGGTGGAACCCTCCTCGCTGGCCATCGCGATTCCCGCCGCAAAAGTCGGCGAGTGCATCGCGGATCTCGTCCGCCGTCCGAGGCGCTGCGTCGTGATCCCCTGGTATTATGCTCCGGCCGCCTGGCTGACCGCCCAGTTTCCCGGCTTGGCGGACCGGCTGATGGAACTGGCCTACACCCGCCGCCTGCGGCGGATGAGGGGGAGCGGATAGCCGCAAAAGACACAAAAAGCACAGGGGCTAGTAAAGGTATCTTCGGTAGATTGACCACAAAGGGCAATATTATTTAGTCTTCTGCGACTTTTGTGGAATTTTTTTTGAGGTTCCATGGGACAGCCGTCCTTCACGAACGGCGCGCCGCCGGGTATAATCCCGCCCGTCCCCGTGTCGTGGGGATCGCCGCCACGGTAGCTCAATCGGCAGAGCAATCGCTTCGTAAGTGATAGGTTGAGGGTTCAATTCCCTCCCGTGGCTCAAAAGCCCCAAGCGGGGCTTTTTTTATCAGCCCCTTGGAGCGGATTGCGCCGCCGATAGGCTGGCCAAGCGGGAAAATCCATCCGCCGAAAGCGGTATACAATCAAGGCGTCCGGCCGCGCGGATATTCCGGCTGGCCCGCCATGAAACGCGCGATCGTTCTCCTTCTCCTCCTCGCGCCATCCGCCTGCCAAAGCGCCGGGCGGATGCCGACGGCATCCGGCGGTCGGATGCCGGCCTCCCCATCCGTCCCGGCGGATCTCGCCCCGGTGTACGTCCCGGCCATGTGCACGCTGATGGGCAACGATCCGCGGATGGAAGTCGCCGCTGGGCATCCGCTGATTTTGATGTGGGGCTGGTCGGCCGCCACCGAACAACAAATCCGGGATTACCTTGACGCCGCGATCGTCCGCGTAACGTTCGACGGCCGGGAAGCCGCCGGAAAGCGGCAGGGCGGAACGCCCTACGACCAGAATGCCGAGGTCTACCGGGTCCTATGGACGGCCGAGGTCGGCGTGCCGGCCCGCGGGATCCATGTCGTCACCTACCTGCAAATCTTCAGCGCGAAAATTTTCGACGGGGCGGAGTACTTCGGCCCCGGCACGAAGAACGAGAAGCAGGAAGACCGGTGTGAAATCGAAGTTGCATAGTCGGGGTTGAAAAATCCGGCTGGGTGGATTCGGCGCCGCCGTCCTCGGGGCGCGGATCATGCGCGCACTGGAGGGCCGGGCGGTTGAGAAGGGGTTGGCGGAAGTGGAGCTCAGCGTCTCGCTTCCTTCGCGGGGATTGTACGAGCGGTTGGGATACAGGGGATTCGAACCCAAGACGTTCGACCTGGGCGGGGTGCAAAAGCTGGAGTATTGGCAAGCGAGAAAGCGGTTGGCGCCGCCGGACGGGTAGGGGAAACCTCCGGCGGACCGGCCGGCGCGTTTGGTCCGCGCCGGATTTTCCTCCCGGGTTTGCGGGGGCGGGGTGTCGGAGAAAGCGAGGGTGATGATGGCCAAATGGACGACCGAGTACGCGGATGTTCCGGGCGCGCGGATCGCCTACCGGCAGGCCGGAAGGGGGCCCGCGGTGCTGCTTCTGCACGGGAACTCGGAAAGCAAAGCGCTGTTCGCGGAATATCAAACCAAACACTTTCTGGATTACCGCACCTTCGCTCTCGACAGCCGCGGCCACGGCCAAACCGAATCCGAGGACGCGGAATACGCCATCGGCGGATACGCCGACGACGCGATCGCCTTCTGCCGGGCGATGGGCATCCCGCGGGCATTCGTCGTTGGCTACAGCGACGGCGGCAACATCGCCCTGCACCTGGCGCAGAAGGCCCCGGAGATGTTCCCCAAGCTGGCGGCAATCTCGCCCAACTACCTCGCCGAGGGGACCGTGGAGAGCTGGCTGCGGTTGTTCCGAAGGTCCGCGGATGTCCTCACGTTCCTCGGCCGGCTGGGGTTCAACACCCGCAAGGCGCGGATGCGCTTCAACCTGATGCTGACCGACATCGGGCTGACGGCCGAGGACCTGCGCGGCATCCGCACCCAGGTGCGGATCCTGTATGCGGAACGCGACATGATCAAGGAGGATCACATCCTGGAGATCGGCCGGCTGATCCCCGGTGCGGAGGTCCGCAGAATTGCGAATTGCGACCACATGACGGTTTTCAAAAAGGCGGAAGCCATCCAGGATATCCGCCGGTTTTTCTCGGCGGCGTAGCGCCGGCCGGCGGCGGCAACCGGCGGGGGCGCGCGGCTGTTTGGGCCGGGGAGCGATTATGGGCGAAGGCGACAATGCGGTCGACAAGTTGTTCGGGGTTATTCACAAAGCCAACCATTCTCCGTTGTGGGGCAAGGATCCGGCTTCGCGCAAAGCGTATATCGACGAAATCGGGAGGACGACGCAAATTCTTGAGGGAAAAATCCGCGGGATCATCTCCGCCGAGGTTGGGCAGGATTTTGAGGTATTTCATTACGGCGCCAACGTCCTTCATCCGGGCTTCCTTGTGTTTTGGATCGCCGTGAAAAGCGACCAACTGCGGGACGCCTTGAAATCCGACGCGGTTCTGCAAAGAAGACTGCGCCAGGCAATCGTCGACGCCGATTATCCCGCCCAAGGCCGCGAGGATGTGCAGATCAATTTCGAATCCCAAGAAACCATCGATCGGGACTGGAACGGAAGCTGGTTCGAATATCTGAAATAGGCGAAACCGATTCCAGCCTATGTCCACGCCGTACAAAACGATGGACAACCCCAGTCCGGCGGGTTGTCCATCGTGTGTTTGTCCGCCCGGTGCGCGGAGAGAAAGATTCCTATTCCCCCGGAGTAATCGCCAGCCGGTCCAGGTAGAGAATAGTAAACAGCGCAAAGACGGCGAAGAAGACGAGGAAGATGGGCAGTTCCAATACGGCGTTCGCGGCGGCGACAAGGCCCAGATTCGATCCGTATTGACCTGCGAACATCATCAGAAACGCGGGAATCGTCATTAAGCTGTCGCGGTTGACGCTGATCAGCGGCCAGATCAATTCCTGCATGTTCACCAGCAGGGCCGCGGCGGCCAGCAGCGCCGTCAGCGGCAGGGACGGCAGGATCATCTCCCGGAGAAAAGCGGCCGCTCCGGTTTTTCCCGCGGCTTGCGCGGCGCGCCATTGGGGCTCCTGACCCTTGAAGAACAGGGTCAGGATGAAGAGGGCTGGAATGCTGATCCGGATCGGCGGGAACAATGTGGTCCATTGATCCAATCCGCCGACGCTTTTCAGCGAAAGAAAGAACGCGATGCTGAGCGGGAACACCGTCACCAGAAGCCAGGGCGCGAAGGGCAGCAACAGCCACTCGCTCCGCTTGCCGAGCGGACGCGCCGCGCCGATTCCCAGCGCTCCGAGATAGGCGAGCGGCAGTTGAAGAAACAGGACGGTCAGCAAGGACGGGAGAAGCGTGTTGAGGATGGTTCCGAATTGAATCCCGCCGTGGCCGAAGGCTTTGGAAAGGCCGCTCCCGGCGGTGGTCAGAATCTGCAGGAGGGGCGGCAATCCGAGCGCCAGCAGGCATAGCACGACCAGGGCCATCACGGCGGGCAGGATTGCCGTCCCCTTCTTGCCCTCCCGAGGCGTCCCTTCCGCGGCGGTTGCCGCCGGCGGTTTCCCCGGCGGGACGGTTTTCAAGCGCAGATTGCCGGCCGCCAAGATCACTCCGACGATCAATCCCGCCGTCAGCATGAAGCCGAGGAGGATGACGGCCGCCGCCGCACCCATGCCGAAGTTGTAGCGGATGAATGCGGAGCGGTACAGGAAGGTTCCCAGCGTTTCGGTCGCGTTCACGGGACCGCCTTTGAAGATGACCCAAGCGGTTTCGAAGGCGGGGAAGGGAAGCGCCATGGCCGCGATCAGCCCGGCGACCCAGCTGATGATCATCGGCCGCGCGGTTTTGGATGCGGTTTGACCGCCGGATCCGCGCTGGGCGGCCAGGAACAGCGGCAATCCGATTCCGCAGGCGATCCCGGCCGTCATCAAGCCTTCCAGGAAGAACAAAGCCGCAGACGCGGATGTCGGCGTGTTGATCCATGCGACGGGGTCCAGGCCGAGGCCGGTCACCAGCCGGTTGAGGATCCCCTTTTGCATGTCAAACGCGGCTCCCCAGGCCAGGGCGGCGGATACCGGCGCAAAGAGCGCCAGGGGAACGGTCGCCAGGAGCCGGACCAACAGGCGCAGGCCGCGCCCGGATCGGTTGACCGCCACGGCCAACAACGGCGGGATCAGCGCCGCAACCAGCATCCGCACGAGCAAAAGCCCGATGGTATGGACCAGGGCGGAATGGAAGAGGCGATCCCCCAATAAATAAGAAAAATTCTCCAGCCCGACGAATTGCGACGCGTCGATCGCGGTGATATCCCGCAGCCGGGTCAAACTGGTCAGAAAGGTCAACAGCGTCGGGAGCAGCAGCGATCCGAAACAGGCGATCGTCGGGGGAAGCAGCAATCCCAATCCGAGCAAGAGGCGCAGGAGGGAGCTTCCTTTTTTCTTTTCCGCGGATGTTGTCATGGTTTTTTCTCCTTTGCTTTTTGAGATCTCGCCGCCGGAATGCCACCCCGGCGTGACGGATCATGTTTCCGGTCCGGATTCGGTTCCTCCGGCCTGTCGGAAGGGATCGATGGATGGTATTGCATCCGAATTTCTTCCTTATCCAACAGCCATCGCGTTCCCATAACGCGGAATCCGCACTTCGATCCCGCTTCCTTTTAAAACACCCTCCCACCACTCCGGATGCTCGGTATGGATCGGGATGAGCGTCTCCGGCTTGACCGTGCGCACGAAATCCGCCAATTCCTCGCCGCAGGCGTGGCCGGAGGCGTGCAGGGCGGGCGAACTCGGATCGTCCGGATCGCCGATCAGGTCGAGGCGGAGCCAGCGGACCCAGGCCCGCAGGCGTTCGAGGTCGGCCGCCTGCTCGTCGTCGTAGGCGCGGCTGTTGGAGAAGAGATACACGCCGCCGGAGATCCGCTCCAGATCGGGCAGGTCGTTCAGGTCCCACAAGCTGTCGGCCAGGATGAACTCGCCCGGCTTTTCAGAGACGTCCGCGGCACGGACGATCGGCGCGCGCCACTCCTCGCGGGTTTCGCGCTCCCACGGGCGCGGGGCGGCCTTCGGATCGTCGAACAGGCCGACGTTCGGCCCGGCGTCGGGCGCCGGGTGGCTTTCCGGCTCCACCCGGTGCAGCGCGCGGAGGAGGTAGGCGTCCTTGGGCTGCAACAGCAGGCTGCGTCCGGTCCGGCGTGCCGCGTCGAGGAACACCTGCAGGCGCTCGACGTTGCGCGGGCCGAAATCGGCGATTGCCAGTTGGCCTTCGTAGCGCTTCAGAATCGGAACGACCCGGTCGAGAATCTGGTCCTCGCCGATCCGGTCCGCGGCGGGCTGCAGGTGGGTTCCTTCGCACAACAGGACGCGCGGGCGCAGGGCGGCGAGCGCCTCGGCGAAGGCGCGGGTCTGCGCGCCGCGCCGGCCGTGGAAGCGGATGTCGCCGGTGTAACCGACCCAGCCGGCGCCGGTTTTAACCGCGTACCCCACCGCGCCGGGGATCGAATGATCGACCGGCCAGGCGCGCACGGAAAGCGGGCCGACCTCGCCGCGAAACGCTTCCGCGGGGGCGGATTCCATTTTCTTGCGGCCGCCGGCGCCGGCCCGCTCCCAAAACTCCCGCCCGCCGCCGGCCAGCGGACCGTCCGCGAAGAAGTGCGGCCGCAGGCGGTAGGCTTCCCCCGAGCCGAGGATCCCGCCTTTGTCGATCCGCGGGGCGGCGTAGACCATTTCGCGCTCGAGGCTGGTCTGTCCGGTCACCTGCATCGCCCGCGCGATCGCCGCGCTGGTCCGCGTGCCGACGACCGGAATCCTTTCATCCAGGTAGGAAACGTCGCCGTTGTGGTCGAGGTGCGCGTGCGAAATCAACACGGCGTCGACCGCCCGCTCCCCGCCGGGCCGGGCGAGGCCGCGGTAGCCCGGTCGGCCGCGGATCCGTTCCCACAGCCCGGGTAGTTCGAGGTCGCGGCGGTAGATCCCCTCAAGCGGCGGGATCAACCCGAGGGCCAGCGGATCCAGCAGGCCGCGCGCCGGGCGCGGCCTGAGCAGTTCGTTGTAGTATTTTCCGCAGGCGTCGAAGTCGATCCCGAAATCGAAGAAGATCCGGGTCCCGCCGTCTTCGAGCAGAATTTTGTTGCCGCCGATTTTTCCGGCCGCGCCGTAGCAGGTGATGACGGTCATGTTTCCCCGCTCCTCGACCGCATGCCTTCCCGCGGTCTCCCAGCACAATGGTTTTTTCCGCAGGGAGGGGAAAGCTGAGTCCGACGGATATTAAATCACGGATCGGGAAAACCGGTTTCGGCCCCTTCGGCGGCCGGCCGGGGCGGGGATGGCTTGCGGGAGGACCGGATCGGATTCGCGGCGCGGCCGCCGTTCATCCCATTCTCCCGGCGCTGTTTCCAATCCCGACGTGCGGCCGGGAAAAGGGGCGGGGGGCGTGCTACAATCCCGGTATGCCTGAGGAGATTGTCTTTTTAAAACTCGGCGGATCGCTGATCACCGACAAGAGTCGGCCGCACACGGCGCGGCCGGAAACGATCCGCCGCCTGGGGCGGGAAATCGCCGCGGCGCGATCGCAGACGCCGGGATTGCGGATCGTCCTCGGACACGGATCCGGCTCCTTCGGGCACGCGGAGGCGAAGAAGTACGGCACGGCCGAAGGCGTGCGCACGCCCGAGCAGTGGCGCGGGTTCGCCGCGGTGGGAGCCGCCGCCGACCGGTTGAACCGGATCGTGATGGACTCCCTGGCGGAGGCGGGTGTCCCGGCCGTCCGCATCGCGCCCTCCTCGTGCGCTCTCCTGGAGGACGGCAAGCTTCTCGAAATGCCGGCCGCGGCCGTGCAGGCGGCGCTCGACGCGGGATTGGTGCCCGTGGTCTACGGCGACGCGGTCTTCGACCGCGCGCGCGGCGGGGGAATCGCCTCCACCGAGATGGTGTTCGCAGCCCTGGCCAAGCAGATTCACCCGCGCAGAATCCTCCTGGCCGGGATCGAGACCGGAGTGTTCGAGGATTACCCGGCCTGCCAAATCCTTCGGTCCCGGATCCGCACCGCGGACCGCGCGGGCCTCGCCCGTTCGTTGGCCGGGTCGGCGCACGCCGACGTCACCGGGGGGATGTTTTCCAAAGTGGACGGAATCCTCGGGCTGATCCTGGCGGAAGAAAAATTGCGGGCCTTGGTTTTCTCGGGGGAGGCGGAGGGCAACGTCCGCCTTGCGTTGTGCGGCGAGGCGGTCGCGGGGACGGTTTTGGAAAAATAAAAAACGGCCGGCGGACGCCGGCCGTTTTTTGGCTGGGGATCGAGGATTCGAACCTCGGCATACAGATCCAGAGTCTGCTGTCCTACCACTAGACGAATCCCCAGCGAAAGCGGCGGGATTATACCACGGCTTTGTTATAATCCGGCGCGCCCCTCCCTTACCCTCCCCAAATCCCCGAACGTGGTTCGGAGATTTGGGGAGGGCAGGGGAGGGGTCATGAGAGAGTAAAGCCATGACTAACCGCATCGAACCCGAAGCCGGTGATTTCATCCTCCGGGAAGTCGCTGAAGACTTGAACGCGGGCCGGTTCCAATACGTGCGCACGCGCCTGCCCCCGGAGCCGAACGGCTACATGCACATCGGCCACGTGAAGGCCTGGTGGATCGATTACAACACCGCCAAGACCTACGGGGGGGAGCTGTACCTGCGCTTCGACGACACCAATCCGGCCAAGGAAGAGACGGAGTTTGTGGAGGCGATCAAGGAGGACACCCGCTGGCTGGGGATCCGCTGGGCCAAGGAGACCTACGCCTCGGATTATTTCGACCGGCTGTACGATTGGGCGGTGCGCTTGGTGAAGAAGGGGCTGGCCTACGTCGACGACCAATCGCCGGAGGAGGTGAGCGCCGCGCGCGGCACGCTGACCGAACCGGGGCGGAATTCGCCGTACCGCGGGAGGTCGGCGGAGGAGAACCTCGACCTCCTGGAGCGGATGAAGCGCGGCGAGTTTCCCGAGGGCAGCCGGGTGCTGCGGGCCAAGATCGACATGTCCCATCCCAACATCGTCATGCGCGACCCGGTGATGTACCGGATCCTGCGCGCGCCGCACCACCGGACCGGCGACGCGTGGAACATCTATCCGATGTACGACTGGTCCCACGGCCAGAACGATTCGATGGAGGGAATCACCCACTCGCTCTGCTCGCAGGAATACATCATCCACCGGCCGCTCTACGAATGGTTCCTCGAGCAGCTGGGCGAATTCCGCACCCGCCAGATCGAATTCTCCCGGCTCAACGTCACCCACACGATGATGAGCAAGCGCAAGGTGCGCAAGCTGGTGGAGCTGGGAATCGTCCGCGGCTGGGACGATCCGCGGCTCACCACCCTGCGCGGCCTGCGCCGCCGGGGAGTCAACCCGGAGGCGATCCTCGAGTTCATCCGCTCGGTGGGCGAGACCAAGAACGACAGCTGGGTCGAGATGAGCGTGCTCGAATCCTTCATCCGCGACGACCTCAACCGGCGTTCGCCGCGGCGGATGGCGGTGCTGAAGCCGCTCAAGCTGGTGATCGACAACTATCCCGAGGACCGGGTGGAGGAGATGGAGGCGGTCAACAACCCGGAGGATCCCGCCGCCGGAACCCGCAAGGTGCCGTTTTCGAAGGCGCTCTACATCGAACAGGACGATTTCCGCGAGACTCCGCCGCCGAAATACTTCCGCCTCCATCC contains:
- a CDS encoding alpha/beta fold hydrolase, whose product is MMAKWTTEYADVPGARIAYRQAGRGPAVLLLHGNSESKALFAEYQTKHFLDYRTFALDSRGHGQTESEDAEYAIGGYADDAIAFCRAMGIPRAFVVGYSDGGNIALHLAQKAPEMFPKLAAISPNYLAEGTVESWLRLFRRSADVLTFLGRLGFNTRKARMRFNLMLTDIGLTAEDLRGIRTQVRILYAERDMIKEDHILEIGRLIPGAEVRRIANCDHMTVFKKAEAIQDIRRFFSAA
- a CDS encoding MBL fold metallo-hydrolase encodes the protein MTVITCYGAAGKIGGNKILLEDGGTRIFFDFGIDFDACGKYYNELLRPRPARGLLDPLALGLIPPLEGIYRRDLELPGLWERIRGRPGYRGLARPGGERAVDAVLISHAHLDHNGDVSYLDERIPVVGTRTSAAIARAMQVTGQTSLEREMVYAAPRIDKGGILGSGEAYRLRPHFFADGPLAGGGREFWERAGAGGRKKMESAPAEAFRGEVGPLSVRAWPVDHSIPGAVGYAVKTGAGWVGYTGDIRFHGRRGAQTRAFAEALAALRPRVLLCEGTHLQPAADRIGEDQILDRVVPILKRYEGQLAIADFGPRNVERLQVFLDAARRTGRSLLLQPKDAYLLRALHRVEPESHPAPDAGPNVGLFDDPKAAPRPWERETREEWRAPIVRAADVSEKPGEFILADSLWDLNDLPDLERISGGVYLFSNSRAYDDEQAADLERLRAWVRWLRLDLIGDPDDPSSPALHASGHACGEELADFVRTVKPETLIPIHTEHPEWWEGVLKGSGIEVRIPRYGNAMAVG
- a CDS encoding glutamine--tRNA ligase/YqeY domain fusion protein, whose protein sequence is MTNRIEPEAGDFILREVAEDLNAGRFQYVRTRLPPEPNGYMHIGHVKAWWIDYNTAKTYGGELYLRFDDTNPAKEETEFVEAIKEDTRWLGIRWAKETYASDYFDRLYDWAVRLVKKGLAYVDDQSPEEVSAARGTLTEPGRNSPYRGRSAEENLDLLERMKRGEFPEGSRVLRAKIDMSHPNIVMRDPVMYRILRAPHHRTGDAWNIYPMYDWSHGQNDSMEGITHSLCSQEYIIHRPLYEWFLEQLGEFRTRQIEFSRLNVTHTMMSKRKVRKLVELGIVRGWDDPRLTTLRGLRRRGVNPEAILEFIRSVGETKNDSWVEMSVLESFIRDDLNRRSPRRMAVLKPLKLVIDNYPEDRVEEMEAVNNPEDPAAGTRKVPFSKALYIEQDDFRETPPPKYFRLHPGNEVRLRSAYLVTCTGVIKDPHTGEVLEVHCTHDPATRGGDAPDGRKVKSTIHWVSARNALPAEVRLYDQLFTAAQPDLGEDVEGIINRNSLEVLTGCMLEPSLGEAQPGDKFQFERNGYFCADPDGGPGRPVFNRTVTLRDTWAKIEKGARGNRP
- a CDS encoding SDR family NAD(P)-dependent oxidoreductase → MADLEGIVALVTGASSGIGEAAARAFGERGAHVVLTARRADKLTTLAEQIRAGRNGAEALVVPGDLTAPGEPERIAADALAWKGRVDVLVNNAGAGRMRFLEDLDPQADIRPVLELDLTAPILLARALLPAMIRRKSGTIVNVSSVSGLIGMPTSSIYCAAKFGMNGFSDALRREARGMGVRVCLLCPGPVRTEFGRHSGRLPGAVEPSSLAIAIPAAKVGECIADLVRRPRRCVVIPWYYAPAAWLTAQFPGLADRLMELAYTRRLRRMRGSG